From one Cyprinus carpio isolate SPL01 chromosome B3, ASM1834038v1, whole genome shotgun sequence genomic stretch:
- the LOC122136430 gene encoding GTPase IMAP family member 2-like, protein MDPGFKEKNKEKCDVTSFLQTPCLSGRRSPDYDRPNMSDLRIVLLGKSVSENSGVGNFILGRAAFDSEAPPDVVERVGGRLKERHVIIINSPQLLQTNISDHRITQIVRECVNLSDPGPHVIVLILNHEQCSTEDQEFVEKVLHSFSEQVNQHTMVITTQEPTETNDILQKIIQKCANRHFSLQRSSSPHDLLQTFEDIVLMNDGQHLDCAKASQYFNIEQQATESSKCDNS, encoded by the exons ATGGATCCTGGtttcaaagagaaaaacaaagaaaaatgtgatgttaCCAGTTTCTTACAGACCCCTTGCCTGT CAGGCAGAAGAAGTCCAGATTATGATCGCCCCAACA tgagtGATCTGAGGATTGTTCTGCTGGGGAAGAGCGTGTCAGAAAACAGTGGAGTGGGAAACTTCATATTAGGACGAGCAGCATTTGACAGTGAAGCTCCTCCAGATGTTGTGGAGAGAGTCGGAGGAAGATTGAAGGAGAGACATGTGATCATCATCAACAGTCCTCAGCTGCTCCAGACAAACATCTCAGATCATCGGATCACACAGatagtgagagagtgtgtgaatcTTTCTGATCCAGGACCTCATGTGATCGTTCTGATCCTCAATCATGAGCAGTGTTCAACAGAAGATCAGGAGTTTGTGGAGAAGGTGCTGCACTCATTCTCTGAGCAGGTTAATCAACACACCATGGTGATCACCACACAAGAACCCACCGAAACCAATGACATTTTGCAGAAAATCATTCAGAAATGTGCAAACAGACACTTCAGTCTTCAGAGAAGCAGCTCTCCTCATGATCTTCTGCAGACGTTTGAGGACATTGTGCTAATGAATGATGGACAGCACCTGGATTGTGCTAAAGCTTCACAGTATTTCAATATAGAGCAACAGGCCACAGAAAGTAGTAAGTGTGACAATAGCTGA
- the LOC122136690 gene encoding interferon-induced very large GTPase 1-like — translation MREMRDREEWERQKQEERQKEDEEWRTKEKQISDEQIQRLKNEIEGMIKENKRTKEKQEQVEDLETRLKEERNIKEDQQKTFEEILKLLEEQHEDELKRRQVEWREEYEREKEEMKKKICSETDDSKQASAYRKLETEYSKWSWKLRRAMMETENKLHNQIENETIHEIEETDLQGELKKTSEEVKKSMSEFFEKDKDKDILIQWKITFEIKMKDVEGNIVRETKRKLNEILQQRDLKRMIDVQRTHHENTYFEKSKELALKCKNKAIDKETLRKEFDVFWEQWMKKIISDTPPIRDIDIMRDVREILSNVYKSPLVDHKKERRDLFCVPTYSEYVWLKRVSGLKGMITNVYKSAVEKFGYSLSKEDENQITSLITNVDQQTETMIQSFNISKMGYNINFIQQLTGYIKRIVTEHEEEPVKYVFKDEFFMDLVYSIFKRANKKITDQHRLFMEANDPVIYVEKKREEYYSIFQKYCNGATSATIFGEIICQNLKEPIEQSVYKKTARDLTDEMRSNCESLNGNRSNLEKHILKSLAEEDAFGM, via the exons atgagagagatgagagacagagaggaatgGGAGAGGCAGAAAcaagaagaaagacaaaaagaggaTGAGGAATggagaacaaaagaaaaacagatttctgaTGAACAGATTCAGAGACTCAAGAATGAAATAGAGGGAATGATCAAAGAGAACAAGAGaacaaaagagaaacaagaacaaGTAGAGGATTTGGAGACAAGactaaaagaagaaagaaacatcaAAGAAGATCAACAAAAGACTTTTGAAGAGATACTTAAACTCCTTGAAGAACAACATGAagatgaactgaagagaagacaAGTGGAGTGGAGAGAGGaatatgaaagagagaaagaagagatgaagaagaagatcTGCTCTGAAACTGATGATTCAAAACAG GCCTCAGCTTACAGGAAACTGGAGACTGAATACAGCAAGTGGTCCTGGAAACTTCGCAGAGCCATGATGGAAACTGAGAACAAACTACACAACCAAATAGAAAATGAAACAATTCATGAGATCGAAGAAACTGATCTTCAAGGAGAACTGAAGAAGACAAGTGAAGAAGTGAAAAAATCAATGTCTGAGTTCTTTGAGAAAGACAAAGATAAAGATATACTTATTCAGtggaaaattacatttgaaatcaaaatgaaagatGTTGAAGGAAATATTGTGAGAGAAACAAAGAGGAAATTAAATGAGATTCTTCAACAGCGAGACCTGAAGAGAATGATTGATGTTCAGAGGACACATCATGAAAACACTTACTTTGAAAAGAGCAAAGAACttgctttaaaatgcaaaaacaaagcaATTGACAAAGAAACACTGAGGAAAGAGTTTGATGTGTTTTGGGAACAGTGGATGAAGAAGATCATCTCAGACACTCCTCCAATCAGAGACATTGATATAATGAGAGACGTGAGAGAAATCCTCAGTAATGTCTATAAAAGTCCTCTTGTAGACCACAAGAAAGAAAGGAGAGATCTTTTTTGTGTGCCAACTTATTCGGAGTATGTATGGTTAAAAAGAGTCAGTGGACTTAAAGGAATGATCACAAATGTCTACAAATCAGCTGTAGAGAAGTTTGGTTACAGTCTATCTAAGGAGGATGAAAATCAAATAACATCATTAATTACAAATGTTGATCAGCAGACAGAAACAATGattcagtcatttaacatttcaaagaTGGGCTACAACATCAACTTTATCCAACAACTCACAGGTTACATCAAGAGGATAGTAACAGAACATGAGGAAGAACCAGTGAAATATGTGTTCAAGGATGAATTCTTCATGGATTTAGTGTATTCCATCTTTAAAAGAGCAAACAAGAAGATCACTGACCAACACAGACTGTTCATGGAAGCCAATGATCCTGTAATATATGTcgagaagaagagagaggagtACTATAGCATTTTCCAGAAATATTGTAATGGAGCAACATCAGCTACCATTTTTGGAGAGATCATCTGTCAGAACCTGAAAGAGCCCATTGAGCAGAGTGTCTACAAGAAGACTGCCAGAGATTTAACAGATGAAATGAGATCAAACTGTGAATCTCTGAATGGAAACCGATCAAATCTGGAGAAACACATCCTAAAGTCACTGGCAGAAGAGGATGCTTTTGGAATGTAA